A window of the Citrus sinensis cultivar Valencia sweet orange chromosome 9, DVS_A1.0, whole genome shotgun sequence genome harbors these coding sequences:
- the LOC102631025 gene encoding mitochondrial acidic protein mam33 isoform X1, with product MPKASPILRKGQKALQDLSLLKILNSEITHELSSNRFQDNQSGTLGDFKVEYDAPQSQDVVLRRKFESGEEVAVSALLGPETFVRESRFPREVLMKVCLTKPGLCSILQFDCRVTEKHIEGSDFDIRNAYYLQSSTCLGRPLYRGPMFSSLDPQLQVALKEYLVARGIGEHLTNYLLLHLHKKEQDQYVNWLQKLESMVAKS from the exons atgccTAAAGCCAGCCCAATTTTGCGCAAGGGACAGAAAGCTCTCCAGGATCTTAGCTTGCTCAAGATCTTGAACTCTGAAATTACCCACGAGCTCTCTTCCAACCGCTTTCAG GATAATCAAAGTGGTACCTTGGGGGATTTTAAGGTTGAATATGATGCGCCACAGTCCCAAGATGTGGTTTTGCGGAGGAAATTTGAGTCAGGTGAGGAAGTAGCAGTTTCGGCGTTGCTGGGGCCAGAGACCTTCGTAAGAGAGAGTAGGTTTCCGAGGGAAGTTTTGATGAAAGTATGTCTCACAAAGCCGGGCCTCTGTTCCATTTTGCAGTTTGATTGCAGAGTTACTGAGAAGCATATTGAGGGGTCTGACTTTGACATCCGTAATGCCTATTATCTCCAATCATCAACCTGTCTTGGTCGTCCACTCTACAGAGGCCCCATGTTCAG TTCTTTGGACCCTCAATTACAAGTCGCGCTCAAGGAATATCTAGTTGCCAGAGGAATTGGAGAACACTTAACCAACTATCTTCTCCTCCACCTACACAAAAAGGAGCAAGATCAATACGTGAACTGGTTGCAAAAGCTTGAATCCATGGTAGCCAAAAGCTGA